GGAGCTCGGCGACACCCCGCTGATCGGCTTCGCCGGCGCGCCCTTCACCCTCGCGAGCTACCTCGTCGAGGGCGGCCCGTCCCGCAACCACGAGCACACCAAGGCGCTGATGTACGGCGACCCGCAGCTCTGGGCCGACCTGCTCGACCGCCTCGCCGAGATCACCTCCGCCTTCCTGAAGGTGCAGATCGAGGCCGGCGCCTCCGCGATCCAGCTCTTCGACTCCTGGGTGGGCGCCCTCGCCCCCGCCGACTACCGCCGCTCGATCCTCCCGGCCTCCTCGAAGGTCTTCGACGCGGTCGCCGGCTACGGCGTCCCCCGCATCCACTTCGGCGTCGGCACCGGCGAGCTCCTCGGCCTCATGGGCGAGGCGGGCGCGGACGTCGTCGGCGTCGACTGGCGCGTCCCGCTCGACGAGGCCGCCCGCCGCGTCGGCCCCGGCAAGGCGCTCCAGGGCAACCTCGACCCGGCCGTCCTCTTCGCCGCCACCGAGGTCGTCGAGGCCAAGACCGACGAGGTGCTGGCCGCCGCGAAGGACCTGGAGGGCCACGTCTTCAACCTGGGCCACGGCGTGATGCCGTCGATGGACCCGGACGCCCTGACCCGTCTGGTCGAGTACGTGCACACGCGGACGGCCCGCTGAGGCGAGCCGTCCGCGCGGCGGTGCCGGGACGGGGTCAGTACTCGCAGTTGACCGGTGGGTTGCCCGTGGTCACCCGGCACACGTCGAAGCCCGGGCCGCCGTTGGTGGTGCCGTCGCTGACGTCGACCTTGAGGTAGTCGTTGCCGAAGTTCCCGCGGACGATGCCGCCGGCGGCCAGCAGGCCGTCGACGACGAGGTAGTCCGAGTCCTCGTTGCCGTCGAGGACGCCGCTGACCACGACGTCCGACCGCGAGGTGATGTAGTCGCGGCCCAGCCCGCCGGTGACGGTGCCGGCGGTCGGGCCGGTCAGCGCGATGTGGTCACGGCCGCCGAGGCCGTTCACGGTGTGGCCGGGGTCCACCGAGGAGCACTCGATGAAGTCGTCCCCGGCGGTCCCGTTGACCGTCGGGCCCGAGGCGGGGACGCCGTTGACGCGGCAGACCGTCGCCGCGTGGGCGGGCGTCGCGGTGAGGGCGAGCGGGGCGATGACGAGCGAGGCGGCGCAGAGCGCACGCGCGGTGTGTCTGATCATGTGAAGAGTCACGCACGGTGACGAAAAGCGCGCAACCCGTCACCGCGCGTGACTCTGCCGCTCGGGTCATCCGGCCGCCCGAACGGCCGCCACCGCCTTCCGGGCCGCCACCAGCACCGGGTCCCACACCGGGGAGAACGGCGGCGCGTACCCCAGGTCCAGGGCGGTCATCCGCTCCACCGTCATCCCGGCCGTCAGCGCCACCGCCGCGACGTCCACCCGCTTCGCCGCGCCCTCCCGGCCCACGATCTGCACCCCGAGCAGCCGCCCGGTCCGCCGCTCGGCCAGCATCTTCACCGTCATCGGCGCCGCCCCCGGGTAGTAGCCGGCCCGGCTGGTCGACTCCACCGTCACCGCCACGAACCGCAGCCCCACCTCCCGGGCGTCCTTCTCCCGCAGCCCGGTCCTGGCGATCTCCAGGTCGCAGACCTTCGACACCGCCGTCCCCACCACACCGGGGAAGGTCGCGTAGTCGCCGCCCACGTTCGAGCCGATGACCTGCCCCTGCTTGTTGGCGTGGGTGCCCAGCGGCACGTGCCGCTCCCGGCCCGACACCAGGTCCAGGACCTCCACGCAGTCGCCGCCCGCCCACACGTTCCCGTGCCCCCGCACCCGCATCGCCAGGTCGGTCAGCAGGCCGCCGTGCGCGCCGAGCGGCAGCCCCGCCGCCTCCGCCAGCGAGGTCTCCGGCACCACGCCCGTACCGAGCACCACCACGTCCGCCGGGTACTCGTCCGCGTCCGTCGCCACCGCCCGGACCCGGCCGTCGTCACCGGTGAGGATCTTCGTCACCGGCGCCGAGCCGACCGTACGGATCCCCAGTCCGTCCATCGCCCGGTGCACGAGCCGCCCCATGTCCGGGTCGAGCGTCGCCATCGGCTGCTCGCCCCGGTTGAGGACCGTCACCTCGTAGCCCCGGTTCAGCAGCGCCTCGGCCATCTCCACGCCGATGTACCCGGCGCCGACGACCACCGCCCGCCGCCCCGCCGTCCCCGCGAGCGAGTCGAGCAGCGCCTGCCCGTCCTCCAGGGTCTGCACCCCGTGCACGCCCGCCGCGTCGATCCCCGGCACCGCCGGCCGGGCCGGGCGCGCCCCGGTCGCGATCACCAGCTTGTCGAAGCCCGTCCACGCCTCCGTACCGGCCGTCAGGTCCCTGGCCAGAACCCGCTGTCCGGCGAGGTCGATCTCCGTCACCTCGGTCCGGGTCCGCAGGTCGATCCCGCGCGCCCGGTGCTCCTCGGGGGAGCGGGCGATCAGCTCCCCGCGCCCGGTCACGTCCCCGCCGACCCAGTACGGGATGCCACAGGCCGAGTACGAGGAGAACCGGCCCCGCTCGAAGGCCGTGATCTCCAGCTCCTCCGGCCCCTTGAGCCTGCGCGCCTGCGACGCGGCGGACATGCCCGCCGCGTCGCCCCCGATGACCACCAGTCGTTCGCTCATGCGCCCACGCTACGGCGCCGAGCCCTCCTCGTCCGGTGCTCCGGCGGGCTCCTCCTCGGGCAGCGGGAGCCCGGCCGCGTTCGTCCGCGCCCCCTGCCCCGGTACGGCGGCGGGGACGGGTTCCGGCCGGGGCGCCGCGACGGCGGCGCGGGCCCGGCGGCGCGGACGGACGCCCCAGCGCCAGACCGCGTACGCCGCCAGCGCGACCGCCAGCCAGGGCGCGAGCGCGGCGAGCACCACGAGGGTCCAGGCGACCACGGCGACCAGCGCGTTCCAGCCGCCCGACAGGGCGTCGCCGAACGCCGGGCGGCTGTCGTCGGTCACCTCGTCCCCGGCGGCCGGCCGCTCCTGCTGGCTCAGGCTCACCGTGATCGTCGCCAGCGAGGTCCGGTCCTTCAGCGACGCCCGCTGGGCCAGCAGCGCCTCCAGGTCCGCCTGCCGCCGGCTCAGCTCGCCCTCCAGCGTCACGACGTCGGCCAGCCGCTCGGCCCGGTCCATCAGCGTTCGCACCCGGGCCACGCTCGCCCGCTGGGTGGCGATCCGGCTCTCCACGTCCACGACCTGGTCGGTGACGTCCTGCGCCTTCGCCTCGCGCGACAGCAGCTTCCCGGTGCCGGCCAGGTCGGCGAGGACCTGGTCGTAGCGGTCCTGCGGCACCCGCAGCACCAGGGTGGAGTGGTCGTACCGCTCGTCGACGCGCTCGGTGGACTCGGACTCCACCCGGCCGCCCGCCGCCGTCGCCACCGCCCGCACCCGGCCGGCGGTCTCCGCGACCCGCTCGACCTCCACCGACAGCGAGGCCGTGCGGATCAGGTGCTGCACGGCCGGCGCCCGCGTCCCGCCCGGCTTCGTCGCGCCCGGCTTCGCGTCGGCCTCCGCGCCCGAGGAGCCGCCCGTGGTCCCGTCCGCCGCCCCCTTGTGGTCGAGTTTGCCCTGCGCGGCGGCCGCCTTGCCGTCGTTGCCGCCGTCCGCGGAGTCCGCGCCGCAGCCGGCCGTCAGCGCCAGCGAGGCGGCGAGCAGCAGCGCCGCCCCCGCTCTGCCGCGCCGGGACGACCTCTTCGTCCTGTCCGAAACGTGCACCGAGCCCCCCAGGGTCGCCGGAATCGATGCTCCTAGGACGCACGGGACCCGCCGCGGGTTTGCGTTTCCCGGTAGCGATGCGGTCACGTTCCGGCCTCGGAACGGACCGGGCGGGCGATTTGAGAGAGTGGTCCCATGAACGCGGACACCACGGGACCCCACGCCGGACCTCACGCCGTCGTCGTCGGCGGCGGCATCACCGGCCTCGCCGCCGCCCGCCGGCTCCTCGCCGCCGGGGCGCGCGTCACCCTCCTGGAGGCGGGCGACCGGCTGGGCGGCAAGCTCCTCGCGGGGGAGATCGCCGGCGCCCCCGTGGACCTGGGCGCCGAGTCGCTGCTCGCCCGCCGCCCCGAGGCCGTCGCCCTCGCCGAGGCGGTCGGCCTCGGCGACCGGCTCCAGGCCCCCGGCACCACCACCGCCTCCGTCTGGTCCCGGGGCCGGCTCGTCCCGATGCCCAAGGGCCACGTCATGGGCGTCCCCGGCGACGCCGCGGCCGTCGCCGGCCTCCTCTCCGCGGAGGGGCTGCGCGGGATCGGCCGGGACCTGGAGCTGCCGCCCACCGAGCCGGGCGACGACACCGCCATCGGCGCGTACGTCGCCGAGCGCATGGGCCGCGAGGTCGTCGACCGGCTCGTCGAACCGCTCCTCGGCGGCGTCTACGCCGGCGACGCCTACCGCATCTCGATGCGGGCCGCCGTCCCCGCCCTCTTCGAGGCCGCCCGCCGCCACCCCACCCTCACCGCCGCCGTCCGGGCCGTCCAGGCCGCCGGCGCCGCCGTCCCCGCCGACGCGGCGGGCGCGGCCACCGGCCTCGGCGGGTCCGCCTTCGCCGGCCTCGTCGGCGGCATCGGCATCCTCCCCGGCGCCGTCGCCGACGCCGTCCGTGCCGCCGGCGGCACGATCCTCACCGACACCCCCGCGACCGCGCTGCTGCGGGCCGGGACCGGCTGGCGGGTCGTCACCCCGGAGCGGACCCTCGACGCGGACGCCGTGGTCCTCGCCGCCCCCGCGCCGGTCGCCGCCCGCCTCCTCGGCGGTCTCGCCCCCGAGGCCGCCGCGCTCCTCGACGCGATCGCCTACGCCTCCATGGCCCTGGTGACGTTCGCCTTCCGCCGCGCGGACCTGCCGGAGCTGCCCGGCTCCGGCTTCCTCGTGCCGCCGGTCGACGGCCACACCATCAAGGCGTCCACCTTCTCCAGCCAGAAGTGGCGCTGGGTCGGCGAGGCCGCCCCCGAGCTCTTCGTGCTCCGCACCTCGGTCGGCCGGCACGGCGAGGAGAGCTGGCTGCACCGTGACGACGAGGACCTGGTCGCCGCCTCCCTCAAGGACCTGGGCGCCGCCACCGGCCTCGCCGCCCGCCCGGTCGCCACCACCGTCACCCGCTGGACCGGCGGCCTGCCCCAGTACCCCGTCGGCCACCTGGACCGCGTCGCCCGGGCCCGTGCCGCCCTCGCCGGACTGCCCGGACTGCGCCTCGCCGGGGCCGCGTACGACGGTGTCGGCATCCCCGCCTGCGTCGCCTCGGCGCACCGCGCGGCCGACGCCGTCGCGGACGAGATCATCGCCACGTCGGAAACGGGGCACCCCGGTGCGGGGCACTCCTCGTGACGGGCGAGAATAGGCGTATGAGTGCGCCCGAAAAGATCCCGAACGCCGGTAAGAAGGCGAAGGACCTCAACGAGGTCATCCGCTACACCCTGTGGTCCGTCTTCAAGCTGCGCGACGTCCTGCCCGCCGACCGAGCCGGCTACGCCGACGAGGTCCAGGAGCTGTTCGACCAGCTCGCGGCCAAGGACATCACCGTCCGCGGCACGTACGACCTCTCGGGTCTGCGCGCCGACGCCGACGTCATGATCTGGTGGCACGCCGAGACGAGCGACGAGCTCCAGGCGGCGTACAACCTCTTCCGCCGCACGAAGCTGGGCCGCGCCCTGGAGCCGGTCTGGTCGAACATGGCGCTGCACCGCCCGGCCGAGTTCAACAAGTCGCACATCCCGGCGTTCCTCGCCGACGAGACCCCGCGCGACTACGTCTCGGTCTACCCCTTCGTCCGCTCCTACGACTGGTACCTGCTGCCGGACGAGGACCGCCGACGGATGCTCGCCGACCACGGCAAGATGGCCCGCGGCTTCCCGGACGTCCGGGCCAACACGGTCGCCTCCTTCTCGCTCGGCGACTACGAGTGGCTCCTCGCCTTCGAGGCCGACGAGCTGCACCGCATCGTCGACCTGATGCGCCACCTGCGCGCCTCCGAGGCGCGGATGCACGTCCGCGAGGAGGTCCCCTTCTACACCGGCCGCCGCAAGAGCGTCGCGGACCTGGTGGCGGGCCTGGCCTGACGGCCGCCCCACGACCTGGTGGCGCCCCGGCTCCCAGCCGGGGCGTTCGCCCCTCGACCCGGAAGATCAGACGGCCGCCACGCCATGGCCGGCCGCTCCAGCGACACCGGGTCCGGCACCGGGTGCGGCGCGCGCGAGCGCGCCGCACCGGCGTCCCCTCCCCTCAGGGCCCTCCCAGCGCGTCCCGCAGCTCCGGTTCCAGCACCGCCGGCCCCCGGGTGGCGAGCGCCGTGAGCGGATCCTCCGCCGAGAGCCCGGCGAGCAGCCGCTGACCGGCGTGCGAGGCCCACCGCCCGCGCGGGTGCCGGCCGATCGCCCAGCAGAGCCCCGCGGCCGTCAGCGGCAGCGCGAACCCGGCGAGTGCCGGAGCCCTCTCGGCCTCCGCCGCCAGCGGCACGGAGACCGCCGCCAGCGCCGGCGTCAGCAGGAACGCCCCGCGCACCGCCCGCAGCCCGGCCGCGACCTCCCGCCGGCCCGCCCCCGGCACCGCGAGTCCCCGCTCCACCAGACCCTCCTCGATCCGGCGTACGCACGGGGCGGCGGCGACCGCGGGACGCAGCCGGGGCACCGGTGCCTGGCCGTCCGGCCCGATCGCGCCGAGCACCGCCCGCTCCAGCTCGTCCCCGCCGGAGCCGTCGACGACCGTGGCCCAGCCGGTGTGCGCGAGCAGCAGCCGGCGCGCCCGGTGCATCGAGACCAGCGCCAGATCGGTGACCCGGCGCGGCCCGCCCGCGAGGAACGCGGCCTCGCCCAGGGTGAGTTCGGCCTCCCCGGGCGTCCCGGCGCCGGTCCCGCCGGCGGCCACCGCGGCCCGGCAGAGCCGGGCGCAGGCGACGGCGGTCACGGCGCACGCGACGAGGAGCAGCGGGATCCAGACCATGATCGAGTTGTACGGCAGGACCGCCGGCCCCGCCACCCGAACGGCTCAGCCGCCGCCCCCGCCGCAGGAGGAGCCGCCGCCTCCGCCGCACGAGGACGACGACGACCCGCAGGACGACGACGAGGAGCCGCAGGACGAGGAGGAGGAACCGCAGGAGGAGGACGAACAGGACGAGGACGAGCAGGACGAGCCGCCCGATCCGGAGTCCGAGCCCCAGCCGTCCCCGCCGCCCGTGGCCGCGCCCGCGCACCACACGACCACGGCCGCGGCGGCGGTCGCGTCGGAGGAGTGCGTCGACGACCCGGTACGGCTCCGGCCGCCGCGGGACGGACCGCCGGGCCGGGCCGCGTTCCGCAGCCGCTCCCACAGGTCGCGGTCGGGCAGCGCCCGGATCCCGCCGAGGGCGACGGTGTTGGCGCCGCCGTGGCCGTACGCGTTCCGGTAGGCGGCCAGCGCGGCGAGCCCCGCCGTGCTCACCTGGCGGGTGGAGCCGGTGCCGCAGATCAGCGCGGTGAGGAAGCAGACGAAGAAGAGCGGCAGCAGCATCACGAAGAACGGCACGGTGGGCCCGTCCGCCGCGAACTGGACGACGGTCGCCGCGATGCCGACCGGGAACAGCAGCACGGAGCCGACGGCCAGACCGACGCACCAGCGCCGCAGGGCGCGGCGGGGACCCGGCGCGGTCACCAGTCCCCGGTCGGCGAGCGCGTCGCCGATCTCCTGCACCGCCGGGTGGGTCATCACCCCGAGGCGCAACCCGCGCAGGGAGCCGCTCGGGGCGGCCGCGTGGGTGTCGAGCACGGCCCGCTCCACCGGGTCGTGGGCGATCCGGTGGACGACGGCGACCACGCCGGGCCCGCCGATGACGATCCGGCCGTCCAGGTGCATGGCGGCGAGCGCCGTGTCGGCGACCCGGCCGGGGCCGCCGCCGAGGAACGCGGCCTCGTAGACGTCGTGGAGCGGTCCGCCGCCCCCGCCCCGGATGCGGCGGGCCAGCACGAACAGCCGGACGAGCGCGGCCGCGGCGGCGAGGTGGAGCGCCAGGAGGAGCAGGTCCATGACGGTCACCGCCCCCCGAACACGCGCCGGGCGGCACGCGTCACCAGGCCGGGCGGCCGGCTCTCGGTCCGCTCCCGCCACCAGCGGGTCAGCTCCCGCCGGTCGGGACGCTGCCCGTCGAGGAGCAGCCCCTCGACGAAGTCGAGCGCGTCCCGCCGGTAGCTCCCGGGCATGGGCCGTCTGCGGGCGTAGGCCAGGAAGGCGGGCCGGAACTCGTCGCCGAGGATCCTCGGCAGCTCGGGCGCGATCCGCGCCACGACGGAGGCCCGCTTGGCGGCGAGCGCCCGGCTCTGCACGCCGATCCGCCGCACGTCGAAGCCCTCCGGCACCGGGGTCCCCGCGACCAGCGCCGACAGCAGCGCCGCCTGCGCGACCCCGAGCCGCTGCCGCGCGGCCCCGGTCGCCGAGGGCTCGGCTTCGTCGGCGGCCACGGCGGCTCCGGAGGTCCCGGCCGGCGGGCCGGGGCGCGTCAGGACGGCCAGCGGGCCGTCGGACGGGGCCGTGTCCGTGTCCGGGCCGCCGGCCACGGGGGCCCGGCCCGGCTCCGGAGCCGAAGCGGCCGGCCGGGAGGTCGGCATCGGACCGCCCGAGACGCGGGCGCCCGCGCCGATGTGCAGGGCGTCGCCACCCGTGAGGGCGCGGCCGGCGCGCAGGGCGGCGGCGCCGACGCCGTGGCGGGCGGCGAGCGGGCCGGCCGGGGCCGGGCGTGCGGCGCGGCGGGCCGTCGTCACCGTGGTGCGGATCGCGGCGAGTTCGGCGGCCAGCTCGCTCGCCGCCGGGAAGTGGTCGTCGCGCTCCAGGAGGACGCCCGGCGGGGCGACCCGGCCGGCGAGGTCGGCCAGGATGTCCAGGACGGGCGCCGGGACCGGGTGGGCGTGGGTGTCGTGCCAGACCCCGTCCCGCTCGACCCCGCCCGCCACGTGCACGTACGCGATGGCCTCCACCGGCAGTTCGGCGAGGGCCCGCGCCGGGTCCTCGCCCCGGTTGCGGTGGTTGGTGTACAGGTTGGCGACGTCGATGAGGAGCCGTACCCCCGTGCGCTCCACCAGCTCCGCCAGGAAGCGCCCCTCCGACAGCTCCTCGTCCGGCCACGAGAACAGCGCGGCGATGTTCTCCAGCGCCAGCGGCACCGGCAGGGACTCCTGCGCGATGCGCACGTTCTCGCAGAGCACGTCCAGGGCGTCCCGGGTGCGCGGGACCGGCAGCAGGTGCCCGGCCTCCAGCGGCGGGGTCGCCGTCAGCGGGCCGCCGGCCCGGACGAAGGCGATGTGCTCGGTGACGAGCGGCGCCCCCAGCGCCTCCGCCTTCGCGGCGAGCGCGGCCAGCCGCTCGGGGTCGGGGCGGTCCGCACCGCCGAGCCCGAGCGACACCCCGTGCGGTACGACGGTGACGCCGCGCGCCCGCAGCCGGGCGAGCGCGTCGGGCAGATGGCCGGCGCACACGTTCTCCGCGACGACCTCCACCCAGTCGACGGGCAGCTCCCCGACCGCGTCCGCGATCTCGGGACGCCAGCCGATGCCGATGCCGAGTTCCGTCATGTCCCCCTCCTTCGGTCCTCAGTCATCCACGTGATGACCCCGGCGACGCCGGTCGAACCCCGGAGGGAAGAGGTTCAGAGCTTCATTTGAGGTTCCCGGCCACCGGCGCCCCGGGAGCGTCCAGGACGCCCGGGAACGCCGACACCACCGTGGCGCTGCCCGGCGCGATCTCCGTGAACCCCGCGTCGCGGACGACCGGCAGGCCGCTCGCGGCCAGGGCGGGCCAGTCGGCCTCGGCCGCCGTGCGGACGGCGAGCGGGAAGCCGGCCTCCCGCCAGGCCGTACGGGCGGTTTCGTCCAGCGCCCACCACAGGAGCTGGGCGCCGTGCCCGGCCTGCGCCATCGCCTTGCCGGCCGACATCGCGAGCCCCGGGTTGAGCCAGAGCACGGCCGCACCGTCCGGGACGGGCCCGGGCGCGGCCGGGTCGTCGAGGTCGGTGCCGGAGACCTGGAGCCTGGCCAGGTCCTTGGGCCAGCCGTCCAGGGGCACCGGCGGGAAGACCCGTACCTCCGCCCCGGCGCCGGTCACGGTGATGCCGGGCAGGGCCCCGGCGCGCCGCCACTCCGCGCCGCGCGCCCGCCGGACGACCTTGCGGATGCGGGCGTCCTCCCAGTCGGCGACGGCCCGCGCCCACGCGCCCTCGCCGGCCGCCCGCCCGTCGGTCAGGAGCCGGAGCACGGCCCGGGCCGCGGTCTCCAGGGCGTCGGTACGGGCCGGCGGCGCGTCCTTCTCGATGCGCACCACCAGGGGCAGGACGAACTGCGGCTTCTCGTCGCGGGGATCGGCGCTCGGTTCGGTGCTCGGGTCGGTGTCGTGGCTGCTCACCCGGCAAGTCTGCCACCGCGGTCCGACAGCCGGATCTTGTGGCCGGTCCCGACCGCCGGATCTTGTCGCCGGGGCGGCGGCCGGGCGAGGATCGGCGGCATGACGACGTCGGTGAGGGAACGGGAGCCCGTGCGGCTCGCGGGGGTCGGGCGCCGGTACGGCGCGCGCGGCCCGTGGGTGCTGCGCGGGGTCGACCTGCACCTGGCCGCCGGACGGCTCGTCCGGGCCACCGGCGCGAACGGCACCGGCAAGTCGACGCTGCTCCGCCTGGTCGCCGGGGTCGACGCCCCCGCCGAGGGCCGGATCACCGGCCGCCCGTCCCGCACCGCGTACGTCCCCGAGCGCTTCCCGCCCGCCCTGCCGTTCACGGCCCTCGGCTATCTGGTCCACCTCGGCCGCCTCCAGGGCCTCGGCCGCGCCGCGGCCCGGGCCCGGGCGGGGGAGTGGCTGGAACGGTTCGGCGCGGGCGCGTACGCCGGGACCGCCCTGGCCGGCCTGTCCAAGGGCAGCGCGCAGAAGGTGGCCGTCGCCCAGGCGCTGCTCGCCGCGCCCGGCCTCCTGGTCCTCGACGAGGCGTGGACGGGGCTCGACGCCGGGGCCCGCGCGGAGCTCGACCGCGCCGTGCGCGAGCGGGTCGCGGCCGGCGCCACGGTCGTCTTCGTCGACCACGACCCGCGCCGGCTGGCGGGCGAGGCGGACACGACCCTGCGCGTCGAGGGCGGCCGGGTGCGTGCGGAGGCGCACCCGGCCGGTCCCGCCCCGGTGCGGATCGTCGCCTCCGGGGACCGGCCGCTGCCCGACCGCCTCCCCGGCGGGGCCGTCCCGGCCGCGACCGGCGAGGGCACGCTCTTCCGGGTGGACGCCGCCGCCTCCGACGATCTGCTCCGCGTGCTGCTCGACGCCGCCTGGCACGTGCACCGGGTGGAGTCCGGCCGGGCGGGGGAGCGGGCGTGACGGCGCTGCTGCGGTACCACTCGGCCCTGTTCTTCCGCTCCCAGCGGTGGCTCGCCCCGCTGCTCCTGTACGCGGCCCTCGTCGCGGTCGGCGTCCGGCCGGGCGATCCCGTCCTCGGGTCGCTCGGCATCGCGGCGGCGGGTCTGGTGCCGGTCTCCGCCTGGTCGGTGCGGATCTGTCTGACGCAGGAACCGGCCGCCGCCCGCGCCGTGGCCGCCGCGGCCGGCGGCCGGTCCCGCGCGCACCTGGCCGCCCTGCTCACCGGCGCCGGCTGGCCGGTGCTCGCCGGGGCGGTCGCGACGGTCGCGGTGACGGCCACCGGCGACCACGCCGGGACGAGCGGGCCGGACGCCCTGCTCGCCGGGGTCCTGGCCGCCACCGCCTGTGCCCTCACCGGCGGGGCGGTCGGCGCGCTCGCCGCCCGCCCCTTCGTGCGGGCGGCGGGCTGGTCGGTGGCGGCGCTGCTGCTGGGCTCGCTGCTGGTCCTGGTGACCACGGGTTCGCCCGCGAAGCACGCGGTCACCGCCCTGGTCGCCGCCGAGGGGGCGGCGAGCCCGCCGTGGGCCGCCTGCGCCGCCGCCGTCCTCGCCGCCGCGGCGACGGCGGCCGCGTCCTGCCTGGCGGCCGCGCGCCTGGAGTGAGTCCCGTCCGCTCCGGTCCAGGGTGCGCACCGGAGTAGCCTCGGTGTCATGACCACGGAATCCGGCGCTTTCTGCACCCCCGAGCCCGCGCCCCGCCCGCCGAAGGCGGCCGAGGGCCCGTACGCGCGCTGCGTGCTGTGCCTGGAGCCGACCGAGTACGCGGAGTCGGTGAAGGGCGTCGTCCTGTGCCCGGTCTGCGAGTGGCAGGAGGCCCAGCGCACCGCCTGCTCCGGCTGACCCGGGGCGCGCCGCTCAGCCCGCGCGCATCAGCTCGGAGACCTTCACGAAGCGGTAGCCGCGGGCGCGGAGTTCGGGGACGATCCGGCGGATCGCGCGCTCCGTGGCGGGGGCGGCGCTGCGGGTGCAGTGGAGCACCACCAGCGAGCCCGGGCGGACGCCGGAGAGCACCTGCTCCGCCACCGCGTCCGGGTCCTTCGCGAAGGCGTCCCCGCCGACCACGTCCCACTGCACGGCGGTGACCCGCGCCGGGGCGAGCGCGTGCAGCGCCGCGTCGTCGTAGCAGCCCCCGGGGAAGCGGAAGTACGGCACGACGTTGACGGCGCCGGCGTCCCGGAAGGAGTCGAAGGCGCGCTTCACGTCCGCCGCCATGTCCGGCTCGGCGACGGTCGGCAGGCCGTAGCAGGGCTCGGCGAAGGCGTAGTGGCTGTAGGAGTGGTTGGCGATCTCGAAGCGGGGGTCGGTGCCGATGGACCGCGCCTGGTCGGGGTACTCCTCCGCCCAGCGGCCGGTCATGAAGACCGTCGCGTCCACCCGCAGCCGGCGCAGGGTCGCGATGAGCTCCGGGTTGTCGAAGCGCTCGCCGCGCGCCGCCCGGGGGCCCTGGTCGGCGGTCATGTCGGCGTCGAAGGTGAGCGCGACGACCTTCTCGGCACCGCGTCCGGTCCGCCGCTCGTAGACGGGGGTACGGCCCTGGGGCCCGGCCGCCATCGTGGGTGGCGCGGCGGGGGCCGGCCGCGCGTGCTTCGGGCCCGGGGCCGCGGTCGGCTTCGCCGTCGCCGCCGTGGGGGAGGCGCCCGCCGCCGGGGAGGAAACGGTGTCGGCGCCCCCGCCGCAGCCGACGAGAACGGCGCCCAGCAG
The Streptomyces roseofulvus genome window above contains:
- the hemE gene encoding uroporphyrinogen decarboxylase, yielding MSAMNSPTGQQTKQQSRTYDSAFLKACRREPVPHTPVWFMRQAGRSLPEYLKVREGIPMLESCMRPELVKEITLQPVRRHKVDAAIFFSDIVVPLKAIGVDLDIKPGVGPVVADPIRTRADLDRLRDLTPDDVRYVTEAIGMLTEELGDTPLIGFAGAPFTLASYLVEGGPSRNHEHTKALMYGDPQLWADLLDRLAEITSAFLKVQIEAGASAIQLFDSWVGALAPADYRRSILPASSKVFDAVAGYGVPRIHFGVGTGELLGLMGEAGADVVGVDWRVPLDEAARRVGPGKALQGNLDPAVLFAATEVVEAKTDEVLAAAKDLEGHVFNLGHGVMPSMDPDALTRLVEYVHTRTAR
- a CDS encoding FAD-dependent oxidoreductase, with the translated sequence MSERLVVIGGDAAGMSAASQARRLKGPEELEITAFERGRFSSYSACGIPYWVGGDVTGRGELIARSPEEHRARGIDLRTRTEVTEIDLAGQRVLARDLTAGTEAWTGFDKLVIATGARPARPAVPGIDAAGVHGVQTLEDGQALLDSLAGTAGRRAVVVGAGYIGVEMAEALLNRGYEVTVLNRGEQPMATLDPDMGRLVHRAMDGLGIRTVGSAPVTKILTGDDGRVRAVATDADEYPADVVVLGTGVVPETSLAEAAGLPLGAHGGLLTDLAMRVRGHGNVWAGGDCVEVLDLVSGRERHVPLGTHANKQGQVIGSNVGGDYATFPGVVGTAVSKVCDLEIARTGLREKDAREVGLRFVAVTVESTSRAGYYPGAAPMTVKMLAERRTGRLLGVQIVGREGAAKRVDVAAVALTAGMTVERMTALDLGYAPPFSPVWDPVLVAARKAVAAVRAAG
- a CDS encoding DUF4349 domain-containing protein gives rise to the protein MHVSDRTKRSSRRGRAGAALLLAASLALTAGCGADSADGGNDGKAAAAQGKLDHKGAADGTTGGSSGAEADAKPGATKPGGTRAPAVQHLIRTASLSVEVERVAETAGRVRAVATAAGGRVESESTERVDERYDHSTLVLRVPQDRYDQVLADLAGTGKLLSREAKAQDVTDQVVDVESRIATQRASVARVRTLMDRAERLADVVTLEGELSRRQADLEALLAQRASLKDRTSLATITVSLSQQERPAAGDEVTDDSRPAFGDALSGGWNALVAVVAWTLVVLAALAPWLAVALAAYAVWRWGVRPRRRARAAVAAPRPEPVPAAVPGQGARTNAAGLPLPEEEPAGAPDEEGSAP
- the hemG gene encoding protoporphyrinogen oxidase, with product MNADTTGPHAGPHAVVVGGGITGLAAARRLLAAGARVTLLEAGDRLGGKLLAGEIAGAPVDLGAESLLARRPEAVALAEAVGLGDRLQAPGTTTASVWSRGRLVPMPKGHVMGVPGDAAAVAGLLSAEGLRGIGRDLELPPTEPGDDTAIGAYVAERMGREVVDRLVEPLLGGVYAGDAYRISMRAAVPALFEAARRHPTLTAAVRAVQAAGAAVPADAAGAATGLGGSAFAGLVGGIGILPGAVADAVRAAGGTILTDTPATALLRAGTGWRVVTPERTLDADAVVLAAPAPVAARLLGGLAPEAAALLDAIAYASMALVTFAFRRADLPELPGSGFLVPPVDGHTIKASTFSSQKWRWVGEAAPELFVLRTSVGRHGEESWLHRDDEDLVAASLKDLGAATGLAARPVATTVTRWTGGLPQYPVGHLDRVARARAALAGLPGLRLAGAAYDGVGIPACVASAHRAADAVADEIIATSETGHPGAGHSS
- the hemQ gene encoding hydrogen peroxide-dependent heme synthase gives rise to the protein MSAPEKIPNAGKKAKDLNEVIRYTLWSVFKLRDVLPADRAGYADEVQELFDQLAAKDITVRGTYDLSGLRADADVMIWWHAETSDELQAAYNLFRRTKLGRALEPVWSNMALHRPAEFNKSHIPAFLADETPRDYVSVYPFVRSYDWYLLPDEDRRRMLADHGKMARGFPDVRANTVASFSLGDYEWLLAFEADELHRIVDLMRHLRASEARMHVREEVPFYTGRRKSVADLVAGLA
- a CDS encoding TIGR04222 domain-containing membrane protein, translated to MVWIPLLLVACAVTAVACARLCRAAVAAGGTGAGTPGEAELTLGEAAFLAGGPRRVTDLALVSMHRARRLLLAHTGWATVVDGSGGDELERAVLGAIGPDGQAPVPRLRPAVAAAPCVRRIEEGLVERGLAVPGAGRREVAAGLRAVRGAFLLTPALAAVSVPLAAEAERAPALAGFALPLTAAGLCWAIGRHPRGRWASHAGQRLLAGLSAEDPLTALATRGPAVLEPELRDALGGP
- a CDS encoding TIGR04222 domain-containing membrane protein; translated protein: MDLLLLALHLAAAAALVRLFVLARRIRGGGGGPLHDVYEAAFLGGGPGRVADTALAAMHLDGRIVIGGPGVVAVVHRIAHDPVERAVLDTHAAAPSGSLRGLRLGVMTHPAVQEIGDALADRGLVTAPGPRRALRRWCVGLAVGSVLLFPVGIAATVVQFAADGPTVPFFVMLLPLFFVCFLTALICGTGSTRQVSTAGLAALAAYRNAYGHGGANTVALGGIRALPDRDLWERLRNAARPGGPSRGGRSRTGSSTHSSDATAAAAVVVWCAGAATGGGDGWGSDSGSGGSSCSSSSCSSSSCGSSSSSCGSSSSSCGSSSSSCGGGGGSSCGGGGG